The Pseudomonadota bacterium nucleotide sequence GATGATAACTACAAAAAAAACCACCCCATAGATTAGATAAGCGCCGGTAACAGCCCCTGGAAAGATCCCTTCAACGCTCCAGAAGCGCACCGCGCCGAATAAGATCGGAAGAGCTACCGCGAAGAGCCCCGCACTGTGCTTAGCAATCTCATCCCCATCTGCCAAACCGAACATACCGAACGATCGGAAATCATGCGTAAAATTATATAGCCAAAAGGGCGCACTCCCGATCAGAAAGGCGGCTGTTCCATAGGCAACGATACGGGCCGTACTCGCAACTGAAAGCGCACCCGTAAGCAGCTCACGTGCAAGACAAAGCGCGCTAAAGATCGCTACCGGAATAATAAAATATACGATCTGATTATTAACCCACCAGCCAAGCCCTAGGATTATACCGAGTAGCACCGGATAGCTGCGCCGTGTAACGGAGCCCTGTAGCCAGCGCGTTGTGAGAAGTAGCGCCAGGGCTCCAAGCAGCAGGATCTCAATAAAACCCCCACGCGCCTTGCTGCTCCATATAATAAGCCCCGCAGGTGGAAGAGCCATTAGCAGCGCCGCTACACGACCGGCCTGCAAGCCTCCCAGCACCGATCCAAGCCGATGCATAATGGGGACAAGCGCAACTGCAGACAGTAATGGGACGAGCTGTAGCGAAAAATTACTAATACCGAAAAGCGCAAAGGAACCACTGGCTAAGATCGCCTCAAGCGAGCCCATATAGTGCTGCCCGTAGTAGAAGGTCGGAATCCCGCGCCCCTCAAGGATATGCTTTCCCATTAAACCAACGATGGCCTCATCCGCATCGATGCTCCACTGCACGCCCCGCATAAAGTCGAGCCGTACTGCGGTAGCAACGATCATTAGAAACACTATCAGGAGGAGCTCCCGCAGGGTGCTTCGAGGTAACGCCTTAGCGCTATGCCGCACGATCGCTCCCTGTAATAATGGGGCGAATCTCAGTTGCGGACAATTTAGAGCCACTCACCCCAATCAACTCAGCAGCGGCACGATAGCCCTCAATCGTTACACGCCCAGTGCGCTCCCAGGTGAACTCCCTAGCGCGTTGATAGGCAGCCTCAGATAACTTCCTTGCAGCATCCCCGTCGCGCAGGATCTGAAGCACCGCCTTGCACCCCGCCCTAACGTCGTGCGGATTAAATGTAAGGCCTGTATCTCCAAGCACCTCGGGCATAGAGGAGGTGTTTGAACATACAACGGGCAACCCAGCCGCCATGGCCTCAAGCACCGGCAACCCGAAGCCCTCATACAGACTTGGAAAGAGAAAAAGAGCGCTCTCCCCGTAGAGAGCATGCAGATCGGAATCAGAAACATAGCCGAGATTGACCGTATCCGACGCCATCGAGAAATCCCACAGCGCCAGATTTAAACGCTCCTCCTCTTTGGCCGAGTTTACTCTACCGGCCATAACGAGCACCGGAGCCTCACCACCAACTCTCTCAACTTCGTGAATCACCTGCGAGACGATCTCAACTAAGATGCGAATGTTTTTACGCTCATCGTGACCACCAACGTACAGGATAATTGGACGTCCGGTAGGAATTCCAAGTCGCACACGGAGATCAAGGGAGTCCTCCTCTAAGCGATCCCCTGAGTAACTTACCCGCTGCTGATAGATCTCAAAGAAGCTTTGGTCAACGCCGAGCGGCGTTACCATAATCCTCTCGCGTGGAACTCCTAGTAGTCGGTGAATATCGTTGGCTGTTGTCTCGGAGATGCCGAGCAGAAATGCTGCCTGTTGAATCGAGCGAATCTCAAGCCAACGCGCAAAGGAAAACCTCCACCCTGGTCGATTTGCTCGATAAAGATCCTCTAAAATAAGTGGAATAAGATCCAGTACCGTTAGGACAAACGGCTTAGGACTCCAGGCCGGCGCGTCCATATGGGCTGGAAAGTGCACGAACGACAAGCCCTTCATGCTGCCCGCGTTCAGCTTTAAGGGATAAAGTAGCTGTTGGCGTACGGTCGTTCTTCCGACCGGCAGACAATTAATCGCCTGCGCGCACACTCCCTGATGCAGTAACGTTTTGTGATCAAACCACTCAACCAAGAGGTCCGGTTCGGTCGCCGCCTTAAGGGACCTTGTAAGCTCCGCTACATAGCGCCCTATTCCACGTTGTGAGTGGGACTTAAAGGCGGGATCAAGTGCGCTGATATCAAAACCAACCGAGATCATACTGCGCACGCCCTCGCGCTATCTTTGAGTGTGTGTAAGAGCTCGGCAAGGCGCGCCGTAAAGCGCTCGTAGCTAAAATCCTGCACCCGCAGCCGCCCAGCTTCAATAACTTTCGAACGGAGTTCTCCTGGCTTAGCCAGTTCATACATAAGTTGCGCCATCTCGGCGTACCGCTTTTCACGCACGATAACCCCACCAGCCCCAATAGTATCAGGAACCGCTCCAGCCCCGTATCCGATAACCGGCAGGCCGAAGTGCATCGCTTCGATAATTGGAAGACAGAAGCCCTCATGTTCACTCATGCAAACATAGACGCTACAGGCCTCGTACATGGCACGCACCTCCTCGTCAGCCATGCAGCCCCTAAATTCAACAGCATGTTCAATCCCCAGCCGTTGTGTCAGATCACGCAGAGAGAATGAGTACAGCTCGGTGTCTGTGTCGATTCCAACCAACCAGAGACGGCTTTTCTTTGTAATATGGGTATAAAGAAAGTAAAATGACTTAATAATATCTTCGATACATTTATTGGGAGCTAGTCGACCAACATGCAGTAGATGTAGCTCCTGCATGCCCCGCACTATATTAAACACCCCCTCGTTGCGTGGAAGATCCCAGCGCTGGGGATCAATCGGCAGCTCAAGCACCTCAGCCGCAAAGCCCAAGGTTCCAAGCTCTGCTGCATTAAATGGGGAGTCCGCCCAGATAACATCCGAGCTTGCGCAGATCTCTGGAAGCTCCAAAAGCCCCCGCTCGATATCAAGAGCAACCCGCCGATTAATTCCGTTATACCAACTGGCCGGTGTAATATTGTGATAGACTAGGATCCTGCGCCCTCTGCTCCAAGCAGCATAGAGTTCGTTAAGTGGAGAGCCTAAGGAATAATGCAGGATCAGATCCGCGCCTTGCTGATCGAGCACCTCTTTGTACGGTCTTGATCGACCACGCATCTGTGGATGCTCTCCGATAGCATAGATCTCACTTGCATGTCCGAGCCCCCGTAAGGCGCGCTGCATCGCCAAGACCTCGGTCGAAATGGCATCACCGTAACTAAGTGTATGCACAAGCTGATGAACTGGTTGACGGCTATTCATAATGCCTCTGCAAACCTCTCTCTAAAGTAGCTATGCACACAGAGACCTATACCCATAGAAAGCGCAGCTACCAAGATTAAAGAGACAAAAGCGAGCCCACCTGGAACCACTCCATCAATTAGGATCTTCTGGTAGCACTCCGTAAGCACCGCAAAGGGATTGGCATCAAGTAAGAACCTGAAGCGCGCTGGCACAGCGGAGGCCGGGTACACTACGGGGCAGAGAAAAAACAGAAAGGTTAGCATATTACCAACCAAGTGCTGCACATCTCGATAGAAAACATTCAGCGCGCTTAGCGCCAAAACAGCCCCGTTTAGGATAATGAATTGAAGCAGAATAAACACCGGCACAAGGAACCATGTGGCGGGAATAGCCATGCCGGCCGCTAACATAAATATTATCAACATCGGTAGCGCCAACACGAAGTGAATCATCGCTGAGGTCACGCTGACAAAGGGTAAGATATGAGCAGGAAACATCGACTTCGTGATCAGGTGCCCACTACTAACGAGTGCTGAGGTGCCCTCGCTTAGGGCGCTACTTGTCCAGATCCAGGGGAGCAGTCCTGCAAAGACCAGCAGGTGATAGTGCTTACCGCCGTCAAAACGCATGTAGTAGCTAAACACCAGGGTATAGACCCCCATCAGGCAGAGCGGATTTAGAAACGACCACAAGAACCCCAGTAACGATCCACGATAACGGGTAGCGATATGCCTCTGTACCAAGGCCTGAATTAACGCTCTAAAGCGCCATAACTCCGCCCCTACTAAGAACATGGGCATACCTCGCTGTTAATCCGCCACTCTCTCACGGGTGAGATCACACCGACCTCGCGTCTATCCGAGCGCACTGAGAAATGAATAGCGCCCTTATGATAATCAAATGGGTAGCCGTCGCTACGGTGAACTGCAAGATCGAGCGAAAAAGCCCCATCAAGCAAGCTAGTTCTCTGCAAAGTACACTCTATCTCACCAGTACTCTTAAGGGTCGGAATTTTAATACGGTCTATATCCGTATTGGTGCCGAAGATCGGCAGTCCATCACCACGGTTAATTCCGATACCAAACACAACGTCACTCTGCTCGGAGTTCATGCGGTATGAGGCCCGTATAGAGATAGAATCATCGGGATGAAAGACCCGTTTCTCCTCCCCCTGAGCATCAAGGAGCTGAATCTGCGTAATCTCAACCTCTCGACTCCCCCAACGCGCACTCTCTAGAGCTGCCCCTGTGTCATCGCCAGAGCTTGCCTTTGGCTTACGCTCAACCTCAAGTAGCCCCTGCTCCTCGCCCTTCTCGATAAAGTGACGGTAAGAATCTATCACGCGCCTTGGGTACCCGCGCTCCTTAACCTCTCCTGCATCTAACCAGATCGCCTCATCACACCAACGCTCCACAGCATCAAGGTCGTGCGTTACAAGGATAAGGGTCTTTCCCTCTTTGCGTAGTTCTGCAATCCGATCCTTACACTTGGCGATAAATCCGGCATCGCCTACCGCCAGAACCTCATCCACCAGCAACACATCGGGATCGGTGTGAATGGCGATACTAAATCCCAGTCGCATAAACATTCCGGATGAATAGGTGCGAACCGGATCGTCAATAACATGCTCAAGCTCTGCAAACTTTACGATATCGTCAAATCTGCTCTCAATATCTTGGCGGGAGAGTCCATGCATCACCCCAGCAAGTAGCAAATTCTCTCGCCCGGTAAAATCGGGGTGAAATCCGGCCCCAAGCTCAATCAAGGCCGCAATCCGGCCTAGCACCGAAACTGAGCCGGTATCAGGCTTATAGATCCCAGTTACTAACTTAAGGAAGGTTGATTTACCTGAGCCGTTTCGACCAATCAGACCAACCGAAGCACCCTTTGGAATGCGTAGCGTCAGATCCTTAATCGCATGTGTTATAGTTCCAGACTCTACGCTAATTTTATTACGACGCCGAAAGATCGAGAGCAGCACGCTCTTGAGGGTTGTATAACTCGCTCCGGATCGGGTTCTGCGCTGAAAACTCTTTGAAAGATTTACGATATCAACAACGTAATCAACGCTGCTCGCAGCGCTTGCTTGAGTATCTTCCTGGTTATGAGTCACAGCGTTCCCCATGCTCTAGCAGCCCCGCTTAATGATATGAACCGCTGGAAGATTTCTCCACCGTTGCCCATCGTCCATACCGTAGCCTACGAACCACTCCGGCCCCTTGTATTCAAATCCGATCCAGCAGGGCACAAAGGAGGGGCGGTCTAGTAGCCGTCGGATTAACACAACGGTTCGCACATCACGCGCGCCACGCTCCATTAAATCTCTCTCCAGCGCCTCAAGGGTCCTTCCGGAGTCGCACACATCGTCAACGACAAGCACTACCCGTCCCTTAACAGCCAACCCATCGGCGTACACCGCTACCGAGGCTTTTTGAACACCGGAGGTTTCCGCCTCATACCCCTCGGTTCGAACGGGGGCGATCTCGATTGATGTAGGGAACTCCCGCACTAGATCGGCGAAAAAGAACACCCCACCCCTGAGAACCGGGATAACGAGAACATCCGTGTGGGATTCACCCCACACCCGTTGACACCAACTGCCGATCTCGGCTCCAAGTGCCTTTATTCGTATGGCTATCTCATTGGCCGAATACTGAATTGCAAAGTTAGCTGGAATCTGACGAGCAGACCCGCTATCGTTAAAGCTAATCACCGAATAATCCTATAGTATAAGTAACTAGTCACCATGTTCCAGAAATATTCTCATACGGTAATGACACTCAATAGCCCCTCAGGGGCCGATTTGCGGAGCCCGTCCAGCAGCGCAAGCTGCTGGCGCTGCAATGCGGTGGGGGTGAAAACATTAACTGGTCACAAAATCTGCCGTCCCCGATCAGGGGACGACCAATCGAATTACCTATGAAACTTCGCCGTAATCTCAATAGCTTGAATCGCGACATTAAACTACGGTGACCAGTTACTACTGGATTTCGCCTAAAAGATGCAATGACGACAACGGCTTGCGCCATTGCCTTGGCACTTGTCGCAACACTTCCCCTAAGTGCTTGCAAGGATTCCGATACTCCTCCATTAGACCCAACTCAGATGGTAGACCCAACACCGCTGGATTCCGAACAGGACACTAACCTTTCAGATGGCGACGTACCCGACCTTTCAGATGGCGACGTTCCCGATGAGAACTCGTTCGGCTCGGTCATTAAAACTATACATGAGAACCTTGAGCGGGCTACAGAACAGGTACGGGAGGCTGTAGGGCCGCACTCCGAGGATCTACAAAACCTGACAAAAGATGAGGTAGAGAAGCTCTTTAGGTGGGAGTATCGGGTTAAGGAGCTTTCAATAGCGTTAAGCGCCGAGCAGTTCCAGGAGGAGCTAGCTAAGTTAGGACTTGAGGGCTGGGAGTGCGTTAGCTTTCTACCGCAGGGCGATAAGACCAGGGTCACCTGCAAGCGGCGCCCCCGTGGGGCTCTCGCCTACCTTAAATATATTCCGGGGCTATAAACTATACCGGTCGTTATGCGTGTATGGTTCTCCGTTTCGTTCCTTTTCCTGCTGCTTTTAAGTGCCTGCGGTCCCGGCCGCTCCGCTATTAAACCAGGCGAGATCCCTTACGGCGAATACGTAACAGCCGAGGATGAGGCTTATGGACTGCAGGTGCTCTCCGTTCTTAATAAGAGCTATCCGATCGATCGTGATGACCGCAACGTTTGGCGCGTGCGTGACCTAGTGGAGCGACTAGCTAGCGCGGCTAACGCTGGACAGAGCCCCTGGAACGTATACGTCCTCAAGGGCGATAATGTTGTAAATGCCGCTGCTACTAGGGGAAATTTCGTCTTCGTTTGGACCGGCATGCTCAATACCGCCTATACCGATGGCGAGCTTGCAGCGGTATTAGCGCACGAGCTCGGCCACGTACTGGCCGGACATACCCGCCCAACCCCCTATGAAGAGGCGAGCTCTATCGTCTCAACAGTGGGTGGTGATGTTGTTGGTAGCGCTGTTGCAAGTCAGCCCGGGTACGCTGGATTGGGCAGAATAGCTGGGGGGCTGGTAACTGAGATGCTCAAGGCTTTCGTGGTTAATCCGGAATCGCACCGTCAGGAACTTGAGGCTGATCAGATTGGGCTTTTTCTTATGGCGGACGCCGGATTTGATCCGTACGAGGCGTTAGCACTCTGGTCACGCCTTGAGCAGGAGCATAGCTCTAGCGGAGGCTCCCTACAGTTTTTCTCCTCACATCCAGCAACGGAGGCTCGGCTTGAGGAGCTCGAAAAGCTCCTACCCGCAGCTATGTTGCGCTATCAAAGCGCTCAGACTTACGGTCACCGTTCATATGCTCCAGCACAGGTTCAGATCCCTGATTCTTTTGCAATCGAAGAGGGGCGCTAGAGCCTTGCTTTAAGAGCTTTAATAAACGAAAATTAGCAGTATATGTTTGATTTCCTACACAACAAGATCGAAAGCGCTCTGAAAAAAATTCGGGGCCGCAGCTCACTCTCCGCTAGCGACGTTGAAGCCACCATGAAGGAGATTCGTAGCGCCCTACTTGAGGGCGACGTTAACTTCAAAGTAGCCAAGGATCTCTGCGCCCGTATCACTGAAAAGGCCATAGGCTCCGACATCCTCAGAAGCCTTTCGCCCGACCAACAGATTATAAAGTTAGTACACGAGGAGTTGACCGCTACGATGGGCGGCGCCGCAGCGGAGCTTGATCTGCGCTCCAGTCCCCCTGTCGTTATCATGCTGGTTGGACTACAGGGATCAGGTAAAACTACAACGGCGGCAAAGCTAGCACGCCTCCTAAAGGAGTCCTATAAGCGCTCTCCACTCTTAGTTCCTGCGGATGTATACCGCCCTGCGGCAATTGAACAACTTAAGACCCTTGGTGCTGCGCTCTCTATCCCTGTTTTTAATTCAACGGTGAGCGATAAGCCGGTTGATATCGCTATCCGTGCCCGTGATTACGCTGCTAAGAACCTCTGTGACGTTATTATCATAGACACTGCTGGAAGGCTGCAGATTGATACAGCACTTATGGATGAGTTACGGCAGATCTCGGCCGTAATGAATCCGAGCGAGACCCTGCTCGTTGCAGATGCTATGACCGGACAGGAATCGGTCAACGTGGCACAGGGCTTCGACCAAACCCTTTCGCTCTCGGGCTTAATCCTAACGAAGCTTGATGGTGATGCGCGTGGTGGTGCTGCCTTATCTATGCACGCTGTAACGGGAAAGCCTATCAAATTTATCGGTACCGGTGAAAAGTCCGACGCGCTAGAGCCCTTTCACCCCGAGCGCATGGCATCTCGCATCCTCGGAATGGGGGATGTTCTCACCCTGATTGAAAAGGCGACTCAGCAGGTCACCCTTGAAGACTCGCTCGATTTAGAGAAGAAGTTCAAAAAGGATCAGTTCACCTTTGAAGATTTTCTTAATCAGATGCGGATGATTAAGAAGATGGGAAGCATCTCCTCAATTGCCTCTATGATCCCTGGACTTAACAAGATAGCCAAGCAGATCGACCCAGAGAAGCAGGAGCGCGAGTTTACACGCCTGGAGGCTATTATCCTCTCGATGACCCATCAGGAGCGGCGCCAGCACGATATTATCGACGGCAGCCGTAGGCGTCGTATCGCCAAGGGCTCCGGTACAACCGTTGAGGATGTAAATAAGCTTCTTAAGCAGTTCGTAGAGATGCGAAAGATGATGAAGCAGCTTATGAAGATGGGACCAGGCGCTATGGCTGGGCTGATGGGCGGACAGGGCCTGGGCGGCCTGGGGGCTATGTTTGGTCGCCGCCGCTAGCTAATAGATTGATTTTACTCACTACTACTAAGTCTTATCGACCTTGTAGTAACCCTACGTACTACGAAACTGGTGAGAGTTTTTAGGGAGATAACGTTGATAACTATCGCTAACCCTCAAACCCTTTACCAAAGCAGCCCTTCTGGTATACAGTACGCTTCTATTTTTTGTTCGGCTCCATTTTTCTGGTAGCCTTTTAAAGGAGTTACTGTGGCAGTTGTACTTCGTCTAGCGCGACTCGGTAAGCATAAATCACCCGCATATCGCGTTGTAGCAACCGAGAGACAGAATAAGAGAGACGGTAAGTTTCTTGAAGTTGTGGGTACTTATAATCCCCTTGGTGATCCAGCTCGGGTCTCTCTTAAAGAGGACCTCATTAAGAAGTGGCTCGGCCTTGGTGCCAAGCCAACAGAGGTGGTTCGTTCTCTTATTAGAAAAACGATCCCTGGTGTGGTTGAGGCCATTGAGGCTCACAAGACTAAGAAGACTCTGGCAGCTCGCAAGAATAGAAAGCTACGAGCTGCTGCTCGCGCTAAGTAAGCAGGCGATCTGAATTTAGAGATCTATTAGCGGTCGGTTTCTTCAATGAAACGGCCGCTTTTTTTTGGTATATGCTTTGTGTGGAACGTTGAACTCCTAACAATATTTCCCGATATCTTCCAGAGCTTTCTTAAAACTAGCCTGGTAGGAAAAGCCGTT carries:
- a CDS encoding glycosyltransferase, with protein sequence MNSRQPVHQLVHTLSYGDAISTEVLAMQRALRGLGHASEIYAIGEHPQMRGRSRPYKEVLDQQGADLILHYSLGSPLNELYAAWSRGRRILVYHNITPASWYNGINRRVALDIERGLLELPEICASSDVIWADSPFNAAELGTLGFAAEVLELPIDPQRWDLPRNEGVFNIVRGMQELHLLHVGRLAPNKCIEDIIKSFYFLYTHITKKSRLWLVGIDTDTELYSFSLRDLTQRLGIEHAVEFRGCMADEEVRAMYEACSVYVCMSEHEGFCLPIIEAMHFGLPVIGYGAGAVPDTIGAGGVIVREKRYAEMAQLMYELAKPGELRSKVIEAGRLRVQDFSYERFTARLAELLHTLKDSARACAV
- the rpsP gene encoding 30S ribosomal protein S16 — its product is MAVVLRLARLGKHKSPAYRVVATERQNKRDGKFLEVVGTYNPLGDPARVSLKEDLIKKWLGLGAKPTEVVRSLIRKTIPGVVEAIEAHKTKKTLAARKNRKLRAAARAK
- a CDS encoding ABC transporter ATP-binding protein; the encoded protein is MTHNQEDTQASAASSVDYVVDIVNLSKSFQRRTRSGASYTTLKSVLLSIFRRRNKISVESGTITHAIKDLTLRIPKGASVGLIGRNGSGKSTFLKLVTGIYKPDTGSVSVLGRIAALIELGAGFHPDFTGRENLLLAGVMHGLSRQDIESRFDDIVKFAELEHVIDDPVRTYSSGMFMRLGFSIAIHTDPDVLLVDEVLAVGDAGFIAKCKDRIAELRKEGKTLILVTHDLDAVERWCDEAIWLDAGEVKERGYPRRVIDSYRHFIEKGEEQGLLEVERKPKASSGDDTGAALESARWGSREVEITQIQLLDAQGEEKRVFHPDDSISIRASYRMNSEQSDVVFGIGINRGDGLPIFGTNTDIDRIKIPTLKSTGEIECTLQRTSLLDGAFSLDLAVHRSDGYPFDYHKGAIHFSVRSDRREVGVISPVREWRINSEVCPCS
- the ffh gene encoding signal recognition particle protein, which encodes MFDFLHNKIESALKKIRGRSSLSASDVEATMKEIRSALLEGDVNFKVAKDLCARITEKAIGSDILRSLSPDQQIIKLVHEELTATMGGAAAELDLRSSPPVVIMLVGLQGSGKTTTAAKLARLLKESYKRSPLLVPADVYRPAAIEQLKTLGAALSIPVFNSTVSDKPVDIAIRARDYAAKNLCDVIIIDTAGRLQIDTALMDELRQISAVMNPSETLLVADAMTGQESVNVAQGFDQTLSLSGLILTKLDGDARGGAALSMHAVTGKPIKFIGTGEKSDALEPFHPERMASRILGMGDVLTLIEKATQQVTLEDSLDLEKKFKKDQFTFEDFLNQMRMIKKMGSISSIASMIPGLNKIAKQIDPEKQEREFTRLEAIILSMTHQERRQHDIIDGSRRRRIAKGSGTTVEDVNKLLKQFVEMRKMMKQLMKMGPGAMAGLMGGQGLGGLGAMFGRRR
- a CDS encoding phosphoribosyltransferase family protein, whose product is MISFNDSGSARQIPANFAIQYSANEIAIRIKALGAEIGSWCQRVWGESHTDVLVIPVLRGGVFFFADLVREFPTSIEIAPVRTEGYEAETSGVQKASVAVYADGLAVKGRVVLVVDDVCDSGRTLEALERDLMERGARDVRTVVLIRRLLDRPSFVPCWIGFEYKGPEWFVGYGMDDGQRWRNLPAVHIIKRGC
- a CDS encoding ABC transporter permease, with protein sequence MPMFLVGAELWRFRALIQALVQRHIATRYRGSLLGFLWSFLNPLCLMGVYTLVFSYYMRFDGGKHYHLLVFAGLLPWIWTSSALSEGTSALVSSGHLITKSMFPAHILPFVSVTSAMIHFVLALPMLIIFMLAAGMAIPATWFLVPVFILLQFIILNGAVLALSALNVFYRDVQHLVGNMLTFLFFLCPVVYPASAVPARFRFLLDANPFAVLTECYQKILIDGVVPGGLAFVSLILVAALSMGIGLCVHSYFRERFAEAL
- a CDS encoding glycosyltransferase family 1 protein, whose translation is MISVGFDISALDPAFKSHSQRGIGRYVAELTRSLKAATEPDLLVEWFDHKTLLHQGVCAQAINCLPVGRTTVRQQLLYPLKLNAGSMKGLSFVHFPAHMDAPAWSPKPFVLTVLDLIPLILEDLYRANRPGWRFSFARWLEIRSIQQAAFLLGISETTANDIHRLLGVPRERIMVTPLGVDQSFFEIYQQRVSYSGDRLEEDSLDLRVRLGIPTGRPIILYVGGHDERKNIRILVEIVSQVIHEVERVGGEAPVLVMAGRVNSAKEEERLNLALWDFSMASDTVNLGYVSDSDLHALYGESALFLFPSLYEGFGLPVLEAMAAGLPVVCSNTSSMPEVLGDTGLTFNPHDVRAGCKAVLQILRDGDAARKLSEAAYQRAREFTWERTGRVTIEGYRAAAELIGVSGSKLSATEIRPIITGSDRAA
- a CDS encoding M48 family metallopeptidase, whose protein sequence is MRVWFSVSFLFLLLLSACGPGRSAIKPGEIPYGEYVTAEDEAYGLQVLSVLNKSYPIDRDDRNVWRVRDLVERLASAANAGQSPWNVYVLKGDNVVNAAATRGNFVFVWTGMLNTAYTDGELAAVLAHELGHVLAGHTRPTPYEEASSIVSTVGGDVVGSAVASQPGYAGLGRIAGGLVTEMLKAFVVNPESHRQELEADQIGLFLMADAGFDPYEALALWSRLEQEHSSSGGSLQFFSSHPATEARLEELEKLLPAAMLRYQSAQTYGHRSYAPAQVQIPDSFAIEEGR